In one window of Gossypium arboreum isolate Shixiya-1 chromosome 4, ASM2569848v2, whole genome shotgun sequence DNA:
- the LOC108457911 gene encoding uncharacterized protein LOC108457911 isoform X1 has product MGSCVSRPEGCIGQRSRSSKKKSRKRRKTFKKRAPSRLSEGSSDNVDRRSSFTNPTFQGSQELWFDPVSVFDSDCEEEFESVQEDTLSLNGLEGVASSNISSLRDANYGEHSSLVDQIQKPGDLSTGNSARNSASEAARISNSQILCSRDVNPQLKYDGASNEVKQPVFLDDIASSAGEGPGKEVGLLDNCGILPSNCLPCLASTVSSVEKRRSLSSSPPSARKKNALKLPFKWKEGHPNAALFSSKRLLQRPKAGSQVPFCPTEKRMFDCWSHIEPGTFKVRSENYFRDKKKDFAHNHAAYYPFGVDVFLSPRKIDHIARFVELPVVSHSGKLPSILVVNVQIPLYPPALFHSEIDGEGMNFVLYFKLSDSYLKELPPHFQENIRRIIDDEVEKVKGFPVDTNVPFRERLKILGRVANVEDLHMSAAERKLMQAYNEKPVLSRPQHEFYSGENYFEIDIDMHRFSYISRKGFDAFLDRLKFCILDVGLTIQGNKPEELPEQILCCVRLSGIDYMNYHQLSLNQEPSDTSAET; this is encoded by the exons ATGGGTTCTTGTGTGTCTAGACCTGAAGGCTGTATTGGCCAAAGGTCGAGGTCTTCTAAGAAGAAAAGTCGTAAAAGAAGGAAAACCTTTAAGAAAAGGGCGCCTTCTCGTCTTTCCGAGGGTTCCTCTGATAATGTCGATCGTCGCTCTTCCTTCACCAACCCAACTTTTCAAG GAAGCCAAGAGTTGTGGTTTGATCCAGTTTCGGTATTTGACTCCGACTGCGAAGAGGAGTTTGAAAGTGTTCAGGAGG ATACGTTGTCTTTAAATGGTCTTGAAGGTGTAGCTTCATCCAATATTTCATCTCTAAGAGATGCTAATTATGGAGAACATTCTTCTTTAGTTGACCAGATTCAGAAACCAGGGGATCTGTCAACTGGTAATTCTGCACGCAACTCTGCTAGTGAAGCTGCTAGAATTTCAAATAGTCAAATCTTATGTTCAAGGGATGTTAATCCCCAATTAAAGTATGATGGAGCTTCAAATGAAGTAAAGCAACCTGTTTTTCTTGATGATATTGCCTCCTCTGCTGGTGAAGGTCCCGGGAAGGAGGTCGGATTGTTGGATAACTGTGGCATTCTTCCAAGCAATTGTCTACCTTGTCTTGCATCTACTGTTTCATCTGTTGAAAAGAGAAGATCGCTCAGCTCTAGCCCACCAAGTGCAAGGAAAAAGAATGCCTTAAAACTTCCATTTAAATGGAAAGAAGGGCATCCCAATGCTGCCCTAT TTTCGTCGAAGAGGCTTCTTCAGAGACCAAAAGCAGGGTCTCAAGTACCATTTTGCCCTACAGAAAAGAGAATGTTTGATTGTTGGTCTCATATTGAGCCAGGTACTTTCAAGGTTCgatcagaaaattattttag GGATAAGAAGAAGGATTTTGCACATAACCATGCTGCATATTATCCTTTTGGCGTTGATGTATTCTTATCTCCACGAAAAATAGATCACATAGCTAGATTTGTTGAACTACCTGTTGTTAGCCATTCAGGGAAACTACCATCTATCCTTGTTGTAAATGTTCAG ATTCCCTTGTATCCTCCTGCACTTTTTCATAGTGAAATTGATGGGGAAGGGATGAATTTTGTTCTGTACTTTAAGCTTTCCGACAGTTACTTGAAGGAGCTTCCACCTCACTTTCAAGAAAACATCAGG AGAATAATTGATGATGAAGTTGAAAAGGTTAAAGGATTTCCTGTAGATACAAATGTCCCATTTCGAGAAAGGTTGAAAATATTAGGTCGTGTTGCAAATGTGGAAGATCTTCACATGAGTGCAGCAGAGAGGAAGCTTATGCAGGCTTATAACGAAAAGCCTGTTCTTTCACGTCCACAGCATGAATTCTACTCA GGAGAAAATTATTTCGAGATTGATATCGATATGCACAGATTCAGTTACATCTCCAGGAAAGGTTTCGATGCATTCCTAGATAGGTTAAAGTTCTGCATCTTAGATGTTGGCCTCACAATTCAG GGTAATAAACCTGAAGAGCTGCCTGAGCAGATCTTATGTTGTGTACGGTTAAGCGGCATCGACTATATGAACTATCACCAACTCAGTCTAAATCAAGAGCCCTCAGACACAAGTGCTGAAACTTAA
- the LOC108457713 gene encoding pentatricopeptide repeat-containing protein At2g16880, whose protein sequence is MNQIQSELLNALTKILQTSKNPIDSLTPYISFLTPSLLHSLISSPSLSSQPSTLLSLHKLSLSLFPCLSSSPSFLLSLLPHLLSHHKFSESKSLLLSFLSSDPQNTFFNSLIHHPSLSKLKPLLEISVSSYVQSGRPHLGFELFCLLKRLKKKPNLLTCNTLINGLIKFPSLHSIQLGKQVFYDSIKLGVIPQTSTFNIMILGCCLEGKFNEAISFIEKMKEFGCFPDNVTYNTILGFFCKKGRLKEAGNLLQDMKEKGLMPNRYTFNILVSGYCKVGWLKEARKVIDLMVQNDVLPDIWTYNMLINGLCGEGRIEEAVKLKDEMENSKVLPDVVTYNTLIDGYFKHGSSEDGFRLVEEMREKGMELNAVTNNILVKWYCKEGRMDEASERVRMMEESGFPPDKVTYNTFINGYCKAGKLGEAFEMMDLMGRKGFKMDTITLNTILHTLCTEKKLKEASELLNSASNRGYLLDEVSYGTLLAGYFRDGMADKALQLWSEMRKKEIIPSIITYNTIIRGLCQLGKTEQAISKFKELLRNGLVPDATTYNTIIHVYCKEGKVEKAFELHNKMVEKSLKPDVFTCNILLSGLCSDGMLEKALKLFNTWISEGKSIDQVTYNTMISGLCKEGRLEDAFHLVSEMKERNPGPDYYTYSAILGALASAGRMNEAEEFMSKMVEVENFREQSLQLKEQNVKTSEIIEAYDPDSNACSEQIIELCNQGRYKDAMRIFEASNQKGVTLNKSTYIVLMEGLIKRRKRLSKAVQ, encoded by the coding sequence ATGAATCAAATACAATCAGAGTTGCTAAATGCCTTAACCAAAATCTTACAAACCTCAAAAAACCCAATAGATTCATTAACTCCTTACATTTCTTTCCTAACTCCATCCCTTCTACACTCCCTGATTTCCTCTCCTTCCCTTTCCTCCCAACCTTCCACCCTCCTTTCTCTCCACAAACTCTCGCTTTCCCTCTTCCCTTGTCTTTCTTCTTCACCTTCTTTCCTTCTTTCCCTCCTCCCTCATCTACTTTCCCACCACAAATTCTCCGAATCCAAATCCCTCCTCCTCTCCTTCCTTTCCTCTGACCCGCAAAATACCTTCTTCAACTCCCTCATTCACCACCCTTCTCTTTCTAAATTAAAACCCCTCCTTGAAATCTCCGTTTCCAGCTATGTCCAATCAGGGAGGCCCCATTTAGGATTTGAGCTTTTTTGTCTCTTGAAAAGGCTTAAAAAGAAACCCAACTTGCTCACTTGCAATACTCTTATCAATGGGTTGATAAAATTCCCATCCTTGCATTCGATCCAGTTAGGTAAGCAAGTTTTCTATGATTCTATTAAGCTTGGTGTTATTCCCCAAACAAGTACGTTCAATATTATGATTTTAGGGTGTTGTTTAGAAGGTAAGTTCAATGAGGCGATTTCATTTATTGAGAAAATGAAGGAATTTGGTTGTTTTcctgataatgttacttataataCGATCCTTGGGTTTTTCTGTAAGAAAGGAAGGTTAAAGGAAGCTGGGAACTTATTGCAAGATATGAAAGAAAAAGGGTTGATGCCAAATAGGTATACATTCAATATACTTGTTTCTGGATATTGTAAGGTAGGGTGGTTGAAAGAAGCTAGGAAAGTTATTGACTTGATGGTGCAGAATGATGTTTTGCCTGATATTTGGACGTATAATATGTTGATTAATGGGTTGTGTGGTGAAGGGAGAATTGAAGAGGCGGTTAAGCTGAAGGATGAGATGGAGAATTCAAAAGTGTTACCAGATGTTGTTACTTATAATACATTGATTGATGGATATTTTAAACATGGGAGTAGTGAGGACGGCTTTAGGTTGGTTGAGGAAATGAGGGAGAAAGGGATGGAGCTGAATGCAGTTACTAACAATATTTTGGTTAAATGGTACTGCAAAGAAGGGAGGATGGATGAAGCGAGTGAAAGAGTTAGGATGATGGAGGAAAGTGGGTTTCCACCGGATAAGGTTACCTACAATACTTTTATTAATGGATATTGCAAGGCTGGGAAATTGGGTGAAGCTTTTGAGATGATGGATTTGATGGGAAGGAAAGGTTTTAAGATGGATACTATTACACTTAATACCATTCTTCATACTCTATGCACGGAGAAAAAGCTGAAGGAAGCATCTGAGTTACTAAATAGTGCTAGTAACAGAGGTTATTTGCTCGATGAGGTCAGCTATGGTACTTTGTTAGCGGGATACTTTAGGGATGGTATGGCAGACAAAGCATTACAGCTTTGGAGTGAGATGAGGAAGAAGGAAATTATTCCTAGTATCATAACCTATAACACCATAATTCGAGGGCTTTGCCAATTGGGAAAAACTGAACAAGCAATATCCAAGTTTAAGGAGTTACTTCGGAATGGTTTAGTCCCAGATGCAACTACTTACAATACTATTATTCATGTTTACTGCAAGGAGGGGAAAGTTGAGAAAGCATTTGAGTTACACAACAAAATGGTTGAAAAGTCTCTCAAACCAGATGTCTTTACCTGTAATATTCTGCTTTCTGGTCTTTGCAGCGATGGTATGCTGGAAAAAGCTCTTAAGCTCTTCAATACTTGGATTTCGGAAGGGAAATCAATTGACCAAGTTACTTACAACACAATGATATCAGGTCTATGCAAGGAAGGAAGATTGGAGGATGCATTTCATCTTGTCTCCGAAATGAAAGAAAGGAATCCAGGCCCCGATTATTATACATATAGTGCCATTCTTGGTGCTCTCGCAAGTGCAGGGAGGATGAATGAAGCAGAGGAGTTCATGTCAAAAATGGTTGAAGTAGAAAATTTTCGAGAACAATCCTTACAGTTGAAGGAGCAGAATGTCAAGACAAGTGAGATCATCGAGGCATATGATCCAGATTCCAATGCTTGCTCAGAACAGATCATTGAACTGTGCAATCAGGGAAGATATAAGGATGCTATGCGCATTTTTGAAGCATCAAATCAGAAGGGAGTTACTTTAAATAAGTCCACCTATATTGTTTTAATGGAAGGGCTTATCAAGAGGCGAAAACGCTTATCAAAAGCTGTCCAATAG
- the LOC108457911 gene encoding uncharacterized protein LOC108457911 isoform X2, translated as MGSCVSRPEGCIGQRSRSSKKKSRKRRKTFKKRAPSRLSEGSSDNVDRRSSFTNPTFQGSQELWFDPVSVFDSDCEEEFESVQEDTLSLNGLEGVASSNISSLRDANYGEHSSLVDQIQKPGDLSTGPGKEVGLLDNCGILPSNCLPCLASTVSSVEKRRSLSSSPPSARKKNALKLPFKWKEGHPNAALFSSKRLLQRPKAGSQVPFCPTEKRMFDCWSHIEPGTFKVRSENYFRDKKKDFAHNHAAYYPFGVDVFLSPRKIDHIARFVELPVVSHSGKLPSILVVNVQIPLYPPALFHSEIDGEGMNFVLYFKLSDSYLKELPPHFQENIRRIIDDEVEKVKGFPVDTNVPFRERLKILGRVANVEDLHMSAAERKLMQAYNEKPVLSRPQHEFYSGENYFEIDIDMHRFSYISRKGFDAFLDRLKFCILDVGLTIQGNKPEELPEQILCCVRLSGIDYMNYHQLSLNQEPSDTSAET; from the exons ATGGGTTCTTGTGTGTCTAGACCTGAAGGCTGTATTGGCCAAAGGTCGAGGTCTTCTAAGAAGAAAAGTCGTAAAAGAAGGAAAACCTTTAAGAAAAGGGCGCCTTCTCGTCTTTCCGAGGGTTCCTCTGATAATGTCGATCGTCGCTCTTCCTTCACCAACCCAACTTTTCAAG GAAGCCAAGAGTTGTGGTTTGATCCAGTTTCGGTATTTGACTCCGACTGCGAAGAGGAGTTTGAAAGTGTTCAGGAGG ATACGTTGTCTTTAAATGGTCTTGAAGGTGTAGCTTCATCCAATATTTCATCTCTAAGAGATGCTAATTATGGAGAACATTCTTCTTTAGTTGACCAGATTCAGAAACCAGGGGATCTGTCAACTG GTCCCGGGAAGGAGGTCGGATTGTTGGATAACTGTGGCATTCTTCCAAGCAATTGTCTACCTTGTCTTGCATCTACTGTTTCATCTGTTGAAAAGAGAAGATCGCTCAGCTCTAGCCCACCAAGTGCAAGGAAAAAGAATGCCTTAAAACTTCCATTTAAATGGAAAGAAGGGCATCCCAATGCTGCCCTAT TTTCGTCGAAGAGGCTTCTTCAGAGACCAAAAGCAGGGTCTCAAGTACCATTTTGCCCTACAGAAAAGAGAATGTTTGATTGTTGGTCTCATATTGAGCCAGGTACTTTCAAGGTTCgatcagaaaattattttag GGATAAGAAGAAGGATTTTGCACATAACCATGCTGCATATTATCCTTTTGGCGTTGATGTATTCTTATCTCCACGAAAAATAGATCACATAGCTAGATTTGTTGAACTACCTGTTGTTAGCCATTCAGGGAAACTACCATCTATCCTTGTTGTAAATGTTCAG ATTCCCTTGTATCCTCCTGCACTTTTTCATAGTGAAATTGATGGGGAAGGGATGAATTTTGTTCTGTACTTTAAGCTTTCCGACAGTTACTTGAAGGAGCTTCCACCTCACTTTCAAGAAAACATCAGG AGAATAATTGATGATGAAGTTGAAAAGGTTAAAGGATTTCCTGTAGATACAAATGTCCCATTTCGAGAAAGGTTGAAAATATTAGGTCGTGTTGCAAATGTGGAAGATCTTCACATGAGTGCAGCAGAGAGGAAGCTTATGCAGGCTTATAACGAAAAGCCTGTTCTTTCACGTCCACAGCATGAATTCTACTCA GGAGAAAATTATTTCGAGATTGATATCGATATGCACAGATTCAGTTACATCTCCAGGAAAGGTTTCGATGCATTCCTAGATAGGTTAAAGTTCTGCATCTTAGATGTTGGCCTCACAATTCAG GGTAATAAACCTGAAGAGCTGCCTGAGCAGATCTTATGTTGTGTACGGTTAAGCGGCATCGACTATATGAACTATCACCAACTCAGTCTAAATCAAGAGCCCTCAGACACAAGTGCTGAAACTTAA